A window of the Tiliqua scincoides isolate rTilSci1 chromosome 5, rTilSci1.hap2, whole genome shotgun sequence genome harbors these coding sequences:
- the CSRNP1 gene encoding cysteine/serine-rich nuclear protein 1: protein MTGVLKRKYDESEDDAPYSSSSSSCSPSSSSSTSLGWESDDENSRGDLKPSLALNSNFTPTSILKKSKRLKRNNVEFDRVTVFYFQRCQGFTSVPSRGGCTLGMVTKHSFSQEFTLTEFSKEQEAVRREKLKERLKEEKLEALKWKLTMNGTKESEEASRLTTEDISDDDIDLNSMELEDGFLQPYPAKKRRALLKALGVKKIDKEEKRELHGIRLSREDCGCDCQEFCDPETCSCSLAGIKCQMDHTSFPCGCTKDGCGNTEGRIEFNQARVQTHFIHTIMKLELEKNQPSNERTPEPELPFRERLHPFGSSVGKAVFEERTVPLTPAFQFNTDLETIGENSCSSDMTDSSVSSNQSEDLEDQYEAIPSEKSQSDIDDDGLARILHFNDSDVEDDSSAPSTCQDNLSSFHPADFFSADVEDQCVTNSVDKLGAGNCLSHLSNLTECLDENANQDASCFLEETSGGALCGGIPCCVPSVAEECSRNYMDLSLSSDSLDFFQSFSDYNLGPLYNSLKEYENLDNFSALQLQLPNCPTFAQSGDQSSCFLESLIGLSESVPETPAPFTDNQLLEDAIKSSLMETVKV, encoded by the exons ATGACGGGggtgttaaaaagaaaatatgacGAATCTGAAGATGACGCCCcctactcctcctcctcttcctcctgctctccttcctcctcctcttcgacTTCTTTGGGTTGGGAATCGGATGATGAAAACTCTCGAGGAGACCTCAAGCCCAGCTTGGCCTTAAACTCCAATTTCACCC CAACATCCATCCTGAAGAAGAGCAAGCGGCTAAAGCGCAACAATGTGGAGTTTGACCGTGTCACAGTCTTCTACTTCCAGCGCTGCCAGGGCTTCACCAGCGTGCCCAGCCGGGGGGGATGCACCCTGGGTATGGTCACCAAGCACAGCTTTTCCCAGGAGTTCACGCTCACCGAGTTCTCCAAGGAACAGGAGGCCGTTCGAAGGGAAAAGCTGAAGGAGCGCTTGAAAGAGGAGAAATTGGAGGCACTGAAGTGGAAA CTAACCATGAACGGTACGAAAGAGTCGGAGGAGGCTAGTCGGCTCACCACCGAAGACATCTCTGATGACGACATCGACCTCAACAGCATGGAGCTGGAGGATGGCTTCCTGCAGCCGTACCCAGCCAAGAAGAGGCGGGCTCTGCTTAAGGCCCTTGGTGTCAAGAAGATTGACAAAGAGGAAAAGCGGGAGCTGCACGGAATCCGCCTCTCCCGTGAGGACTGTGGCTGTGACTGCCAGGAGTTCTGCGATCCAGAGACGTGCAGCTGCAGCTTGGCAGGGATCAAGTGTCAG ATGGATCACACTTCATTTCCTTGTGGCTGCACAAAGGATGGTTGTGGGAACACGGAAGGGAGAATCGAGTTTAACCAGGCACGTGTACAGACACACTTCATTCATACCATCATGAAACTGGAATTGGAAAAGAATCAGCCGAGCAACGAGAGAACCCCGGAGCCGGAGCTGCCATTCAGGGAGCGGCTCCATCCCTTTGGGTCCTCCGTGGGCAAGGCGGTGTTTGAGGAAAGGACCGTGCCTCTGACGCCCGCCTTCCAGTTCAACACTGACTTGGAGACGATTGGTGAGAACAGCTGCAGCAGTGACATGACGGATTCCTCAGTGTCCTCCAATCAGAGCGAGGATTTGGAAGATCAGTACGAGGCCATCCCGTCGGAAAAGTCGCAGTCCGATATCGACGACGACGGCCTGGCACGGATACTCCATTTCAACGATTCTGATGTGGAGGATGACAGCAGCGCCCCCAGCACCTGCCAAGATAACTTGAGCTCTTTCCACCCCGCCGATTTCTTCAGCGCGGACGTGGAAGACCAGTGCGTAACGAACTCTGTCGATAAGCTTGGTGCTGGCAACTGCTTGAGCCACTTGTCAAATCTCACGGAATGCTTGGATGAGAACGCCAATCAGGATGCCAGCTGCTTTCTTGAGGAAACCTCAGGTGGAGCCCTGTGTGGGGGCATCCCTTGCTGCGTGCCGTCGGTGGCAGAGGAGTGCTCCAGGAACTACATGGATCTGAGCCTCTCCTCGGACTCCTTGGATTTCTTTCAGTCTTTCTCAGACTACAACCTGGGACCCCTTTATAACTCTTTAAAGGAGTACGAGAACCTGGACAACTTctcagcattgcagctgcagttgccaaACTGCCCCACCTTTGCCCAGTCTGGGGACCAGAGCAGCTGCTTTCTCGAATCGCTGATTGGCTTGTCTGAGTCTGTCCCAGAAACCCCTGCACCTTTTACAGACAATCAGCTTCTAGAAGATGCCATTAAGTCATCACTAATGGAGACAGTGAAGGTTTAA